The following proteins are co-located in the Bacteroidales bacterium genome:
- a CDS encoding bifunctional enoyl-CoA hydratase/phosphate acetyltransferase — protein MNNSRLESIIEKLKGSAKKRLVAANANDSHTIEAVAAATKKGIIDPILVGDEKIIKEICAAEKIDAGLFKIVNVVGDVLAAQKAVEMINSGEADVLMKGSLSTDKYMRAILNKEKGLLPPKAVLSHVTVIDAPLYKKLLVVGDVAIIPAPDMAQKIAITNYVIKTAQALGVATPKVAMIAATEQMSIGMPACVDAALIAKMNDRGQIPGAIIDGPLALDVAIDEESVQIKKLKSNVAGDADCLVFPNIESGNVFFKSITKLAKGELAAVVLGAKCPAILTSRGDSANSKTYSIALACLLAK, from the coding sequence ATGAATAATAGTAGACTTGAAAGCATTATTGAGAAACTTAAAGGTAGTGCAAAAAAAAGATTGGTAGCAGCAAATGCTAATGATTCTCACACAATTGAAGCTGTTGCAGCAGCAACAAAAAAAGGAATAATTGACCCTATTTTAGTTGGCGATGAAAAAATCATAAAAGAAATCTGTGCTGCAGAAAAAATTGACGCTGGTTTATTTAAAATTGTAAATGTTGTTGGCGACGTGCTTGCAGCTCAAAAAGCAGTGGAAATGATTAATAGTGGCGAAGCTGATGTATTGATGAAAGGCTCTCTGAGCACCGATAAATACATGAGAGCAATTTTAAACAAAGAAAAAGGATTATTGCCTCCAAAAGCTGTTTTAAGTCACGTAACAGTAATTGACGCTCCATTGTATAAAAAACTTTTAGTTGTAGGCGATGTAGCTATAATTCCTGCACCAGATATGGCTCAAAAAATTGCGATAACTAATTATGTTATAAAAACCGCTCAAGCACTAGGTGTTGCAACTCCAAAAGTAGCAATGATTGCTGCAACAGAGCAAATGTCAATTGGCATGCCAGCATGTGTTGATGCAGCGTTAATTGCAAAAATGAACGACAGAGGTCAAATCCCTGGTGCAATTATTGATGGACCATTAGCTCTTGACGTAGCAATTGACGAAGAAAGCGTACAAATAAAAAAATTAAAAAGCAATGTTGCCGGCGATGCTGACTGCTTAGTATTTCCAAATATAGAATCAGGAAATGTATTTTTCAAATCTATTACAAAATTGGCAAAAGGCGAATTAGCGGCAGTAGTATTAGGCGCAAAATGTCCAGCTATATTAACTTCTCGCGGCGATAGCGCAAATTCAAAAACTTATTCTATAGCTCTTGCATGCTTATTAGCTAAATAA
- the buk gene encoding butyrate kinase, with product MKESLVLAINPGSTSTKIAVFNCDYEKLFQENIKYTAEELAPFASITDQYEFREDGILTKLKEAGIDKNKIKIVVGRGGLVKPIESGMYEVNEAMIKDLKVGILGQHASNLGGLIADDIAKNIPGAKAFIADPVVVDELQDVARITGHPACEKVSIFHALNQKAIARAHAKSQNKDYNKMNLIVAHLGGGISVGAHYQGRVIDVNQALDGDGPFTPERSGGLPTGALIKLCFSGKYSYNDVKKMLTGQGGLVAYLGTNDAQKVENMVKDGDEKATLIYKAMAYQIAREIGSAAAVLKGKVEAILFTGGIAYDKTFIEWIKEYVEFIAPIFVYPGEDEMKALAFNGINFLKGESQIKEYK from the coding sequence ATGAAAGAAAGTTTAGTTCTAGCAATAAATCCGGGATCAACATCAACAAAGATTGCTGTTTTCAATTGCGATTATGAAAAATTATTTCAAGAAAACATCAAATATACAGCGGAAGAATTAGCTCCATTTGCTTCTATTACAGACCAATATGAATTTAGGGAAGATGGTATTTTAACTAAACTAAAAGAAGCTGGAATAGATAAAAATAAAATAAAAATCGTTGTTGGACGCGGAGGTCTTGTAAAGCCGATAGAATCAGGCATGTACGAAGTGAACGAAGCAATGATAAAAGACCTAAAAGTCGGAATACTAGGGCAACATGCTAGTAATCTAGGCGGTTTAATCGCTGATGATATTGCTAAAAATATACCCGGAGCAAAAGCATTTATTGCCGACCCTGTGGTTGTTGATGAATTACAAGATGTTGCCAGAATCACAGGGCATCCTGCTTGCGAAAAAGTTTCTATTTTTCACGCATTAAATCAAAAAGCTATAGCTAGAGCACATGCTAAAAGTCAAAATAAGGATTACAATAAAATGAATCTGATTGTTGCACATTTAGGTGGCGGCATTAGCGTTGGAGCTCATTATCAAGGAAGAGTTATAGATGTAAATCAAGCTCTTGACGGAGATGGACCTTTTACTCCCGAACGCAGTGGAGGCTTACCTACAGGTGCTTTAATAAAACTTTGTTTTAGCGGTAAATATAGCTATAATGATGTTAAAAAAATGCTTACTGGGCAAGGTGGCTTAGTTGCTTATTTAGGCACAAATGACGCTCAAAAAGTAGAAAACATGGTGAAAGATGGAGATGAGAAAGCTACTCTAATTTACAAAGCTATGGCTTATCAAATTGCTCGCGAAATTGGCTCTGCTGCGGCTGTACTGAAAGGCAAAGTTGAGGCTATTCTTTTCACAGGAGGCATAGCTTATGATAAAACATTTATTGAATGGATAAAAGAATATGTTGAGTTTATAGCTCCAATATTTGTTTATCCAGGAGAAGATGAAATGAAAGCCCTTGCTTTTAACGGAATAAACTTCTTAAAAGGCGAATCACAAATTAAAGAATACAAATAA